Proteins encoded within one genomic window of Fusarium musae strain F31 chromosome 4, whole genome shotgun sequence:
- a CDS encoding hypothetical protein (EggNog:ENOG41) — protein sequence MESFSLLKRRTTDLLHNVQQNLPSMPMPSVPSAPSATHQKKSSMKGTWERIDAPDVPRSSHSLNIVHGTAYLFGGEIEPRKPVDNDMHVVTLPWSSAGADYFKIKASPAKPDAQPKKPEVQQPVQPKAPEPDKSDEKPDEEEIEKKLDEVSLAEDDEEEDEEEEEEDESSDEEVESKSKGKQPAGPEKPELGDVPASRVGHATAVIGSRIFLFGGRGGPDMRPLNEGGRVWVFDTRSNTWTYLDPAPVVPGGAIVPQPAPRSYHTATSIDRPRDFAPKRPKEPETWGQWALGDTSKTGIPQAPVVGNVAEEAVDEESDGYGTFFIHSGCLASGERTNDIWAFNVHDRTWTELPAAPGPARGGSAICVSKTRLFRFGGFDGQSELGGQLDFLHLEVETFDDRGTKGEVAVRARGGWQTILESDPNTDSTEIHAEPAQIWPEPRSVASLEAITSGAGYEYLVLTMGERDPSSEGHEGAGKFLNDVWAFQVPPLGMTAASVTAAMWQAVGRKTGEGKWTKLDLEPYDDDNSDEMPVARGWLASAPMGELEESGILIWGGLGEDNQRLGDGWILRVGDS from the coding sequence atggaaTCTTTCTCTCTACTCAAGCGTCGTACCACCGACCTCCTCCACAATGTCCAGCAAAACCTCCCCTCCATGCCTATGCCTTCCGTTCCATCCGCTCCCTCAGCAACTCaccagaagaagagttcTATGAAAGGAACATGGGAGCGCATCGATGCCCCTGACGTCCCCCGTTCTTCACATTCTCTCAATATTGTCCACGGAACCGCTTACCTCTTTGGCGGAGAGATCGAGCCCCGAAAGCCTGTCGATAATGATATGCATGTCGTAACTTTGCCTTGGTCTTCGGCTGGGGCCGACtacttcaagatcaaggcatCCCCAGCTAAACCAGATGCCCAGCCGAAGAAGCCTGAGGTTCAGCAACCCGTTCAGCCCAAGGCCCCGGAGCCAGACAAGTCCGACGAGAAGCCGGACGAagaggagattgagaaaaAGCTCGACGAAGTTTCTCTTGcggaggatgacgaagaagaggatgaagaagaagaagaagaagacgaatcttcagatgaagaggttgaaagCAAGTCCAAAGGCAAGCAGCCTGCTGGTCCAGAAAAGCCGGAATTGGGCGATGTCCCAGCTTCACGAGTCGGCCATGCTACTGCTGTCATCGGGTCCCGTATCTTTCTCTTCGGTGGTCGCGGAGGTCCCGACATGCGGCCCCTGAACGAAGGTGGCCGTGTTTGGGTCTTTGACACTCGCTCCAACACATGGACATATCTTGACCCTGCCCCTGTCGTTCCAGGTGGTGCAATTGTCCCCCAACCCGCCCCGCGAAGCTATCACACAGCCACATCGATCGACCGGCCCCGGGACTTTGCTCCTAAGCGGCCCAAGGAACCTGAGACTTGGGGGCAGTGGGCACTCGGAGACACCTCTAAGACGGGCATCCCTCAAGCTCCTGTTGTTGGTAATGTGGCTGAAGAAGCCGTAGATGAAGAGTCGGATGGCTACGGTACCTTCTTCATTCATTCTGGATGCCTCGCCAGTGGCGAACGCACCAATGATATCTGGGCCTTCAACGTCCATGACCGTACTTGGACTGAGCTTCCAGCTGCTCCAGGCCCTGCTCGAGGTGGCAGCGCCATATGTGTGAGCAAAACCCGCCTGTTCCGCTTCGGGGGTTTTGATGGACAAAGTGAGCTTGGAGGGCAACTCGACTTCCTCCACCTCGAGGTTGAGACCTTTGACGATAGAGGCACCAAAGGAGAAGTTGCTGTTCGCGCCCGTGGTGGTTGGCAAACCATTCTCGAGAGTGATCCAAACACCGACTCAACTGAAATCCACGCCGAACCAGCTCAGATCTGGCCCGAACCCCGAAGTGTCGCATCTTTGGAGGCAATCACGTCAGGGGCTGGATACGAGTATCTTGTCTTGACCATGGGTGAGCGTGACCCAAGCTCAGAGGGCCACGAAGGTGCAGGCAAGTTCTTGAACGATGTCTGGGCCTTCCAAGTTCCGCCTCTGGGCATGACAGCCGCCAGCGTTACCGCTGCCATGTGGCAAGCTGTCGGCCGTAAGACAGGTGAAGGAAAGTGGACgaagcttgatcttgagccATACGACGATGATAACAGTGATGAGATGCCTGTGGCGAGAGGCTGGCTTGCGAGCGCCCCGATGGGAGAACTTGAGGAGAGCGGCATTTTGATCTGGGGAGGTCTTGGTGAGGACAATCAGCGTCTCGGGGACGGCTGGATCTTGCGTGTGGGCGATTCCTAG
- the NUO24 gene encoding NADH:ubiquinone oxidoreductase 24 (EggNog:ENOG41) yields the protein MASKLTPLIRSAIRPVCRAARPQSRAAFALTASRRSDTLMVHRNTEDNNPDIPFKFNEKNQTVIAEILKRYPPQYKKAAVMPLLDLGQRQHGFTSISVMNEVARLLEMPPMRVYEVASFYTMYNRTPVGKYFVQICTTTPCQLGGCGSDVIVKAIKEELGIEQGQTTADGLFTILEVECLGACVNAPMIQINDDYYEDLTPASVKDLLKSLRAQATASDPSTVNVPKPGPLSSRDTCENSAGQTSLNAEPWGTETTRADL from the exons ATGGCGAGCAAGCTCACTCCTCTCATCCGCTCCGCCATCCGGCCGGTGTGCCGGGCTGCCCGCCCTCAGTCTCGCGCCGCCTTCGCTCTCACAGCCAGCCGACGAAGCGACACTCTCATGGTG CATCGAAACACCGAGGACAACAACCCCGACATCCCCTTCAAGTTCAACGAGAAGAACCAGACCGTCATTGCCGAGATCCTCAAGCGATACCCTCCTCAGtacaagaaggctgctgtcATGCCTTTGCTAGACCTCGGCCAGCGCCAGCACGGCTTCACCAGCATCAGCGTCATGAACGAGGTCGCCCGTCTTCTTGAGATGCCTCCTATGCGAGTGTACGAAGTTGCCTCTTTCTACACCATGTACAACAGAACCCCCGTGGGCAAATACTTTGTTCAAATCTGCACTACG ACACCTTGCCAACTTGGTGGTTGTGGATCTGATGTTATCGTCAAGGCTATTAAGGAGGAGCTCGGAATTGAGCAGGGCCAGACCACTGCCGACGGTCTCTTCACCATTCTCGAGGTCGAATGTCTCGGTGCCTGCGTCAACGCTCCCATGATTCAGATAAACGACGACTACTACGAGGATCTCACCCCCGCCTCCGTGAAGGACCTCCTCAAGTCTCTTCGGGCCCAGGCTACTGCTTCCGATCCCTCCACCGTCAACGTCCCCAAGCCTGGTCCTCTCAGCAGCCGAGACACATGTGAGAACAGTGCTGGCCAAACAAGCCTTAACGCGGAACCTTGGGGAACCGAGACCACAAGGGCAGACCTGTAG